GGAGCACGGCGCCTCGGTCGTCACGGCCAACAAGGCTCTGCTCGCCGAGGACGGCGCCACCTTGTACGCGGCGGCCGACAAGCACGGCGTCGACCTTTATTACGAGGCGGCCGTCGCCGGCGCGATCCCGTTGCTGCGGCCACTGCGCGAGTCGCTGGTCGGCGACAAGGTCCGCCGCGTGCTCGGGATCGTCAACGGCACCACCAACTTCATCCTCTCGCGCATGGATGCCTCGGGCGCCTCCTTCGGTGACGCGCTGGAAGAAGCGAGCGCGCTGGGCTACGCCGAGGCCGACCCGAGCGCCGACGTGGAGGGCTTCGACGCTGCGGCCAAGGCCGCGATCCTCGCTTCGTTGGCCTTCCACAGCCGGGTGACGATCGGCGACGTGCACCGCGAGGGCATCACCGAGGTCACCGCGGCCGACGTGTCCCGGGCCCGGGAGATGGACTGCGTGATCAAGCTGTTGGCCATCTGCGAACTGTCCGCCGACGAGACCGGGATCGGCGTGCGCGTGCACCCGGCGATGATCCCGCGCAGCCATCCGTTGGCCAGCGTCGGCGACGCGTTCAACGCGGTGTTCGTGGAGGCCGACGCGGCCGGGCCGGTCATGTTCTACGGTCGCGGCGCCGGTGGCGCGCCGACCGCCAGTGCAGTACTCGGCGACCTGGTCGCGGTGGCCCGGCACCGGGTGGTGGGCGGCCGCGGGCCCGGCGAGTCGGCCTACGCTCAGCTCGCCGTGCGGCCGATGGGCGAGAACGTCACCCGCTATCACGTCAGCCTCGACGTCGCGGAGAAGCCAGGTGTGCTGGCCGGGGTCGCCAACGTGTTCGCCCAGCACGGGGTGTCGATCCAGACCGTGCGGCAGGAAGGCCACGCCGAGGACGCCACGCTGGTGATCGTCACCCACCGGGCGACCGACGCGGCCCTGGCCGCCACGGTCGACGAACTGCGCCGGACCGACGTGGTGCGTAGCGTCGCCAGTGTGATGCGCGTCGAAGGAGCCTGACGGATGAGTGCGACCGCGACGACCCGGCAGTGGCGAGGCCTGATCGAGGAGTACCGCGACCGCCTGCCGGTCGGCCCGAACACCCCGGTGGTGACGCTGCGCGAGGGCGGCACCCCGCTGGTCCCGGCCACGGTCATCTCGGAACTGACGGGTTGTCAGGTCTGGCTG
The sequence above is drawn from the Sporichthyaceae bacterium genome and encodes:
- a CDS encoding homoserine dehydrogenase, yielding MNAVRVGLLGCGTVGTEVVRQLQRHSGDLAARIGAPVELVGIAVRRGNKPRDLDVDPKLFTTDAASLVKRDLDVVIEVIGGIEPARSLILDAMEHGASVVTANKALLAEDGATLYAAADKHGVDLYYEAAVAGAIPLLRPLRESLVGDKVRRVLGIVNGTTNFILSRMDASGASFGDALEEASALGYAEADPSADVEGFDAAAKAAILASLAFHSRVTIGDVHREGITEVTAADVSRAREMDCVIKLLAICELSADETGIGVRVHPAMIPRSHPLASVGDAFNAVFVEADAAGPVMFYGRGAGGAPTASAVLGDLVAVARHRVVGGRGPGESAYAQLAVRPMGENVTRYHVSLDVAEKPGVLAGVANVFAQHGVSIQTVRQEGHAEDATLVIVTHRATDAALAATVDELRRTDVVRSVASVMRVEGA